One part of the Bradyrhizobium sp. CB1650 genome encodes these proteins:
- a CDS encoding NUDIX hydrolase, producing MTSLAIHRVATLDLAVRPIAWPFAEERRAEISAHFAEKQRERPQIWNGRVLLGRDPIFSGGHFAATYFETDFASFLAWRDWGFPDAGVFNGFGMGALRASDGAFVMGEMGQHTANAGRIYFPSGTPDLDDVRDGALDIPGSVVREIEEETGLTVADYVAEADWHCVVTGRSIALMRILDLDMPGEAVRARIEANLADQTEPELSAIHLVRGMSDLTPTMPRFVTAFIEQQFAAR from the coding sequence ATGACATCGTTGGCCATTCATCGCGTCGCGACGCTTGATCTTGCCGTGCGCCCGATCGCGTGGCCGTTCGCGGAAGAACGGCGTGCCGAGATATCGGCGCATTTCGCCGAGAAGCAACGCGAGCGGCCGCAGATATGGAACGGCCGCGTTCTGCTCGGGCGCGATCCCATATTCTCGGGCGGCCATTTCGCCGCAACCTATTTCGAGACCGATTTTGCCAGCTTCCTCGCCTGGCGCGACTGGGGCTTTCCCGACGCAGGCGTGTTCAACGGCTTCGGCATGGGCGCGCTGCGCGCCTCCGATGGCGCCTTCGTGATGGGCGAGATGGGGCAGCATACGGCCAATGCGGGCCGCATCTATTTCCCTTCGGGCACGCCCGACCTCGACGATGTCAGGGACGGCGCGCTCGACATCCCCGGCAGCGTCGTCCGCGAGATCGAGGAGGAGACTGGCCTGACCGTCGCCGACTACGTCGCGGAGGCGGATTGGCACTGCGTGGTCACCGGCCGCTCGATCGCGCTGATGCGAATCCTCGACCTGGACATGCCGGGCGAGGCAGTCCGCGCCCGGATCGAAGCCAATCTCGCGGATCAGACCGAGCCCGAGCTTTCGGCCATCCATCTCGTACGCGGAATGAGCGATCTCACGCCGACCATGCCGCGTTTTGTCACGGCCTTTATCGAGCAGCAGTTCGCCGCGCGCTGA
- a CDS encoding ABC transporter substrate-binding protein, producing the protein MRLRMAARLVRGLFVAIAATGLAVSAQAQEKKIKIGVIFDLTGPLAGGGSELEYIGVKIILDQFSKTGVEGYKVEAVYADAQSKPDIAINESVRLLEQEKVDMVLGFFSSAQCVPVAARVEQLKKFMWMTTCISSAVFNDKNYKYVFRPQASGDQFGMMTMDFIAQNAKEKFGKEPKDLRVAIIHEDGAYGVDVSKGNEAGAKKAGFNVVLKEGYSATAPDLSALVTKLKRARPDVIFHTGYNPDITLLLRQAREQGLKFGALMGHGAGYGVYEKLKEGLGADATYIFNTDPISIWLANQKTMDPKLAPVIKMVGEEFDKIKPGVAIRSAHVGIGASNAYVFMNDVLPRAIKKYGGVDPDALRKAALDTDIPEGGTMLGFGVKFYGEGTPMAGQNERSFPVVIQYLDDKSYVVWPKSQAQREAVLPLPKGTTYSNQ; encoded by the coding sequence ATGCGCCTGCGCATGGCTGCCCGCTTGGTACGTGGGCTGTTCGTAGCGATTGCGGCTACGGGCTTGGCGGTGTCCGCCCAGGCTCAAGAGAAAAAGATCAAGATCGGCGTGATTTTCGACCTGACGGGGCCGCTCGCGGGCGGCGGGTCGGAGCTCGAATATATCGGCGTCAAGATCATCCTCGACCAGTTCAGCAAGACCGGCGTCGAGGGCTACAAGGTCGAGGCGGTCTACGCCGACGCGCAGAGCAAGCCTGACATCGCCATCAACGAATCCGTCCGCCTGCTCGAGCAGGAGAAGGTCGACATGGTGCTCGGCTTCTTCTCCTCGGCGCAATGCGTGCCGGTGGCCGCCCGCGTCGAGCAGCTCAAGAAGTTCATGTGGATGACGACCTGCATCTCGTCCGCCGTCTTCAACGACAAGAACTACAAATACGTGTTCCGCCCGCAGGCGAGCGGCGACCAGTTCGGCATGATGACGATGGACTTCATCGCGCAGAACGCGAAGGAGAAGTTCGGCAAGGAGCCGAAAGACCTGCGCGTCGCGATCATCCACGAGGATGGCGCCTACGGCGTCGACGTCTCCAAGGGCAACGAGGCAGGCGCCAAGAAGGCCGGCTTCAACGTGGTGCTGAAGGAAGGCTATTCGGCGACCGCGCCGGACCTGTCGGCGCTGGTGACCAAGCTGAAGCGCGCCAGGCCCGACGTGATCTTCCACACCGGCTACAATCCCGACATCACGCTCTTGCTGCGCCAGGCCCGCGAGCAGGGGTTGAAGTTCGGCGCCCTGATGGGGCATGGCGCCGGCTACGGGGTCTATGAGAAGCTGAAGGAGGGGCTCGGTGCGGACGCCACCTACATCTTCAACACCGATCCGATCTCGATCTGGCTCGCCAACCAGAAGACGATGGACCCGAAACTCGCGCCCGTCATCAAGATGGTCGGCGAGGAGTTCGACAAGATCAAGCCCGGCGTCGCCATCCGCTCGGCTCATGTCGGCATCGGCGCCTCCAACGCCTACGTCTTCATGAATGACGTGCTGCCGCGCGCGATCAAGAAGTATGGCGGCGTCGATCCCGACGCGCTGCGCAAGGCGGCGCTCGACACCGATATCCCGGAGGGCGGCACGATGCTCGGCTTCGGCGTCAAGTTCTACGGCGAGGGTACGCCGATGGCGGGTCAGAACGAGCGTTCGTTCCCCGTCGTCATCCAGTATCTCGACGACAAGTCCTATGTGGTGTGGCCCAAGAGCCAGGCGCAGCGCGAGGCCGTGCTGCCGCTGCCCAAGGGTACCACCTACAGCAACCAGTAG
- a CDS encoding ABC transporter ATP-binding protein: MLEVSGLVKRFGGFKAVNNVSFSVDQGEILGLIGPNGSGKSTIFNMLSGTLAPTSGSIVFAGHEIAGLAPHRIINRGIGRTFQIPRPFRRLTIFENVALAGFYGQGRHSRAKAEEAAERALAMVGLPTDRHAAVDGLGAAGLKKLELAKALATAPKLLLADESLGGLDEAEMGQAAEMLRKIRDELGITIIWVEHIMGVLMRVVDRVMVLDHGEKISEGLPSAVASDPRVIEVYLGTDAETTQAAAAEARRRAGV, from the coding sequence GTGCTGGAGGTCAGCGGGCTGGTGAAGCGATTTGGCGGCTTCAAGGCCGTCAACAACGTGTCGTTCAGCGTCGATCAGGGCGAGATCCTCGGCCTGATCGGCCCCAACGGCTCGGGCAAGAGCACGATCTTCAACATGCTCTCCGGCACGCTCGCCCCGACCTCCGGATCCATCGTGTTCGCCGGGCACGAGATCGCGGGCCTCGCCCCGCACCGGATCATCAACCGCGGCATCGGCCGCACCTTCCAGATCCCGCGGCCGTTTCGCCGCCTGACCATCTTCGAGAATGTCGCGCTCGCCGGCTTCTACGGCCAGGGCCGCCACAGCCGCGCCAAGGCCGAGGAGGCGGCTGAACGCGCGCTCGCGATGGTCGGCCTGCCGACCGATCGGCATGCGGCCGTCGATGGCCTCGGGGCGGCCGGCCTGAAGAAGCTCGAACTTGCAAAGGCGCTCGCGACCGCGCCGAAACTGTTGCTCGCCGACGAGAGCCTCGGCGGCCTCGACGAGGCCGAGATGGGCCAGGCGGCCGAGATGTTGCGAAAAATCCGCGACGAACTCGGCATCACCATCATCTGGGTCGAGCACATCATGGGCGTCCTGATGCGCGTGGTCGACCGCGTGATGGTGCTCGATCACGGCGAGAAGATCTCGGAGGGCCTGCCGAGCGCGGTTGCGAGCGATCCGCGCGTGATCGAGGTCTATCTCGGCACGGATGCCGAGACCACGCAGGCCGCGGCGGCCGAAGCGCGCCGCCGGGCCGGAGTGTAG
- a CDS encoding ABC transporter ATP-binding protein gives MLELRSVDAGYGSFQALFDVNLDVRAGEAVGVIGPNGAGKTTLMRVISGLIRPSCGSIRMEGVDVLTTPAHRIVGLGIAHVPENRRLFPQLSVDDNLKMGAFMKEARGTYAERLDFVFELFPRLKERRHQMAGTMSGGEQQMCAIGRALMSNPKLLLLDEPSAGLAPVVVQQVFELVKRIRASGLTVLIVEQNVQQVLHVVDRAYLIEAGTIRSSGTSAEMLESDTVKEAYLGV, from the coding sequence ATGCTGGAGCTTCGTTCCGTCGACGCCGGCTATGGCAGCTTCCAGGCGCTGTTCGACGTCAATCTCGATGTGAGGGCCGGCGAGGCGGTCGGCGTCATCGGACCGAACGGCGCCGGCAAGACCACGCTGATGCGCGTGATCTCGGGCCTGATTCGCCCTTCGTGCGGATCGATCCGGATGGAGGGCGTTGATGTGCTGACGACGCCGGCACACCGCATCGTCGGCCTCGGGATTGCACACGTGCCGGAAAACCGGCGGCTGTTTCCGCAGCTTTCGGTCGACGATAATCTGAAGATGGGCGCTTTCATGAAGGAGGCGCGCGGCACATATGCCGAGCGGCTCGATTTCGTCTTCGAGCTGTTTCCGCGCCTGAAGGAGCGCCGCCACCAGATGGCCGGCACCATGTCCGGCGGCGAGCAGCAGATGTGCGCGATCGGTCGCGCGCTGATGTCGAACCCGAAGCTGCTGCTGCTGGATGAGCCCTCCGCAGGTCTTGCACCGGTCGTGGTGCAGCAGGTGTTCGAGCTCGTGAAGCGGATTCGGGCGAGCGGGCTGACCGTCTTGATCGTCGAGCAGAACGTGCAGCAGGTGCTGCACGTGGTCGACCGCGCCTACCTGATCGAGGCGGGTACGATCCGCAGCTCGGGTACCTCGGCCGAGATGCTGGAGAGCGACACGGTCAAGGAAGCGTATCTCGGGGTGTGA
- a CDS encoding branched-chain amino acid ABC transporter permease, whose protein sequence is MQAFLDIFDIYLLEAVINGILLGGVLALLALGLNLIFGVIDVTWICYAELVMIGMYAMYFMVQYYGVSYFVAAPFTILLVALLGALLHYLVIAPLLTSPPINQLLATGGVLFVLQSFATVAFGIDFRNLGIRLPVLAFGDMNFSYARLLSFLAALVGMVAVYLFMTRTFTGTAIRAISQDRQIMALMGVDAKRIYLITSALGGALAGLAACLLVLQYDVHPFVGLSFGPITFLICVLGGLGNFIGGFIASFVFAEIISLGGLFSDLEWGYVLAFAFFIVMMFIRPAGLLARRR, encoded by the coding sequence ATGCAGGCATTTCTTGATATCTTCGACATCTATTTGCTGGAGGCCGTGATCAACGGCATCCTGCTCGGCGGCGTGCTGGCGCTGCTCGCGCTCGGGCTGAACCTGATCTTCGGCGTCATCGACGTGACCTGGATCTGCTACGCCGAACTCGTGATGATCGGCATGTACGCGATGTATTTCATGGTGCAGTATTATGGCGTCAGCTATTTCGTCGCCGCACCGTTCACCATCCTGCTGGTCGCGCTGCTCGGCGCCTTGCTGCATTATCTCGTGATCGCGCCGCTGCTCACGTCGCCGCCGATCAACCAGTTGCTGGCGACCGGTGGGGTGCTGTTCGTGCTCCAGAGCTTTGCCACCGTCGCCTTCGGCATCGACTTCCGCAATCTCGGAATCCGCCTGCCGGTGCTGGCCTTCGGCGACATGAATTTCAGCTACGCGCGGCTACTCTCGTTCCTTGCCGCGCTGGTCGGCATGGTGGCGGTCTATCTGTTCATGACCCGCACCTTCACCGGCACCGCGATCCGCGCCATCTCGCAGGACCGGCAGATCATGGCGCTGATGGGCGTCGATGCGAAGAGAATCTATCTCATCACCTCGGCGCTGGGCGGCGCGCTGGCCGGGCTTGCGGCCTGTCTTTTGGTGCTGCAATACGACGTGCACCCCTTCGTCGGCCTGTCGTTCGGGCCGATCACCTTCCTGATCTGCGTGCTCGGCGGGCTCGGCAATTTCATCGGCGGCTTCATCGCCTCCTTCGTCTTCGCCGAGATCATCTCGCTCGGCGGCCTATTCTCCGATCTCGAATGGGGCTATGTGCTCGCCTTCGCCTTCTTCATCGTCATGATGTTCATCCGGCCCGCGGGCCTGCTCGCGAGGCGCCGATGA